ACCCGCTCGACGAGGGCGTCGGAGTCGGGGGCCATGGGGACGATCCCGTTCTGGAAGTCCATGACCAGCAGGGCGGTGCGCTCGGCGGTGATCGTGGGGAGGGAGGGGGTGCTCACGCGGGGTTCTCCTTGGTGGGGTTCTTACTAGGGGGGTGTGGTCAGGTGGTCTTGGTGCGGCCCATCAGACGGCGGTCCAGGACGGTCAGCAGGAGGACCGCGAGGCCCGCGCCGACCAGGACGAGGCCGAGGACGTGCAGGCCGTGGTCGCTCACGCCGGTGCGGAAGACGATGCCGCCGATCACGGCGGAGGTGATCGTCCCGAGGTAGCCGAAGGTCCTGAACAGGCCGGAGGCGGTGCCTATCTGGTCCGGCGGCGCCTCCAGGTAGAGGGCGGTCTGGTTGCCGACGGTGGTGGTCGCCGAGGCGACGCCGAAGATCAGGGACACCAGCACGATCGTGATCGCCGGGCCGTGCGAGGTGAGCAGCATGATCCCGGCCGAGCCGATCAGCATGGACACCGCCGAGACGATCAGCGGGCCGCGGATCAGGTTGCGGCGGGCGAGCGGGCGGGAGAGGAGCGCCGACACCGCGCCCATCGGGAGCAGCAGCAGTCCCGCCGTCACGGTGGAGAAGCCGTGCGCGGCCTCCATCCACTGCGTCACGCCGTACATCACGGTGTAGGTGCCGAGCAGGGAGAGCGCCTGGCGCAGATAGGTCCGGGTGAGGGCGCTGTTGGCGGCCAGGCCGCGGAAGTCGAAGAACGGGCCCGGCTTGCGCAGCTCCCACCAGACCGTGGGCACCGCGGCCAGCACGAAGACGGCGAGCGCGGTCCACCCGAGGCGGGGGAGGCCCATCAGGAAGACGACCAGCGCGGTCATCGTCACGGCGAAACCGAGGATGCCGGGCAGGTCGATCCGGTCGGCGACCCTGCGGAAACCGTGGTCCGCGCGGTCGAGTGCCGGGTCCTTCGGCAGCCAGCGCACGGCCATCGCCAGTGCGGCCAGGGTCACCGGGATGTTGATCAGGAAGGCCCAGCGCCAGCCCGCGGCGCCGACCAGGAGTCCGCCGATGGGCGGGCCGATGGCCGCGGTGGCCATGCCCGCGATCGCGATGCCGCCGAGGACTCCGCCCGGCGGGGCGTCGAGACCGGCGTCCTGGGCGCGGCGCCGGATCAGCACCATCGCGCAGGGGAACGCGGCCGAGGTGCCGATCCCGACCAGGACCCGGGCCACGGTCAGTATCGCGAGGTTCTGGCCGAGGCCGCCGACTACCCCGCCGAGCAGCACGAGGACGATCCCGACGAGGAAGATCCGGCGCGCGCCGAGCACCTCCGCCAGCTTGCCGGCGGTGGGCTGCCCCACGGCGCTGGCCAGGTAGAGCGAGGAGACGAGGACTGCGGTGCTGCCGACCGCGACATGCAGTTCGGTGGCGATCGGCACCAGCGCGGTCGCGATGATCGAGCTGTTGACCGGGTTGAGCCCGGCGCCCACGTAGAGCGGGGTCGTGAAGGTCCACGCGAAGGGCTTGCGCACGAGCTCGCGCGCCCCTCCGGTGGCCTTGCCGGTGTCGGTCCTCATATCTCGCGGTCGTTCAGCTCGGTCGTGGCGAGGCGCTCCAGCAGCTCGATGGCCTTCTCCACGTCCTTGCGCTCCTCCGGGGCGACCAACTGGTCGATGGCCCGCGCCAGAAAGGAGGCACGGCCCGCGAGCAGCTTCTCGACCAGCTCGGTCGCGGACGGGTCGGCGCTCATCAGCTTCTTGCGGCCGTCCTGCGCGTCGGGCTCGCTGCGGACCAGCCCGGCGGCCTTGAGCACGGCCAGGCTCTGCGCGATGGACTGCGCGCTGACCCGCTCCAGCGAGGCCAGCCGCGCGGCGGTGACAGGCCCCTCCCGTACGACACTCGCCAGCACGCCGAGCTGCGTCAGAGTCAGGCCGGTCGCGTGCTGCCCCGACTCCGTGCGCAGCCGTGCGCGCAGCCGGGTCATCGCGTCGTTGAGCCGCTGCGCGGTCGCGACGGACTGCTGCGGAGGATTCGTGGTCATGGATCCAACGTAAAACTGCACAAGTAACTTTGCCAAGTTACTTGTGCAGTTTTCCCTGTCTACTGGATCACACGCCCGGATCACACGGGTGGGTCACACCGCCAAGTGCTCGGCGAAGAAGCCGTCCAGCCTCTCCACGGCGGGCGTCACGTACTCGTCCTTGTCATAGAGATCGACGTGCGAAGCGCCCTCGATCCACGCCAACTCCTTTGGCCCGTCGGCCTTCTGGAACGCCTCCACGCTCATCCAGGACGTGACCGCGGCCCGCCCGACGATCAGCAGCAGCGGCCGCGGCGCGATCATGGCGACGGTCGCGAACGTGTCGAAGGCGGCGATGCGGTCGACACTCGTCCAGGTCAGCGCCTTGGCCGAGCGGGGGTGCCGGGCGCGCGGAGTGCAGTAGTACTCCCAGCCGTCGTAGACATGCGGGCCACCCGCCCGCGCCTCCTCCTCGGTGGCGGGAAACACCGGGAACCGCTGGACGTCCGCGCCACCGGCCTCCGCCGTGCGGGCCGCCGAGGCGGCGGTCAGCATGCCCGCGATGACGGCCGGATCCTGCGCGCCGTCCGCGCCGAGCCGGAACTGCCGTGACATGTCTACGGCGCTGACCGCGCCCACGGCCCGGACGCGCGGGTCGGTCGCGGCCGCCGCCAGGGCGTAGCCGCCGGAGGCGCAGATGCCCAGGGCCCCGATGCGGCCGGGGTCGACCTCGTCGAGGGTGCCGAGGAAGGAGACGGCGGCCTTGAGGTCCTCGACCCGCTGCCCCGGATCCTCCAGCGCGCGCGGCTCACCCTCGCTCTCACCCTGGTAAGCGGCGTCGAAGGCGAGCGTGACGAACCCGCGCTCGGCCAGCAGACGGGCGTACAGACCGGAGGCCTGTTCCTTCACCCCGGTGCCGGGATGCCCGACCACGATCGCGGGACACGGCACCCCCGGCGTCCCGCCGTCCGGGGTGTAGAGGTGACCGGCGAGCTTCAGGCCCGCGCTGAGGAAGGTGACATCGGTACGCATGAGGTGTGCTCCAGTCGGAGGGGGAGAGGGAAGCCGGTGTACGGCCATGCCCCCACCGTCGTCCCGCCCCACCCCGCGCCACCAGGGACGGCTCTGCCTATGCGGTTCTGTACCAGGCACACCCCCGCCGACCCGGGGACACTGGAGCCATGGCAGACCGTGACGCGCCGCCCGCTTCCAGCAACGAACTGGGTGATTTCCTGCGCGCCCGCCGAGCGGACCGCGATCCGCGGCAGGCGGGCTTCCCCGACGACGGCCGACTGCGGCGCGTGCCCGGCCTGCGCAGGGAGGAACTGGCGTACCTAGCGCACGTGAGCGTCGACTACATCGTCCGCCTGGAACAGGGCCGCACCCGCCGGGGCTCCCGCGCCGTCCTGGACGCCCTGGCCGACGCGCTCCACCTCGCCGAGGACGAGCGCACCTACCTCTTCACGCTCGCCGAGGTCGCGCCAGGAGCATCCACCCGGCGGCTCGGACGCTCCGAAGTCGCCCCGCGGCTACGGCAGTTGCTGGACACCATGCACGACGTCCCCGCGATGGTGCTGCACCGGGGCATGGACGTCCTCGCGTGGAACCGGGCGGCCACGGCGCTGCTCACCGACTTCGGCGCCGTGCCCCCGGCCGAGCGCAACCTGATCCGGCTCACGTTCCTGGACGCCGACTTCCGCGCGCTGTACGCCGATTGGCCCCGGGCCGCCCGCGAGTGCGTCGCCGTGCTGCGCATGGAGGCGGGCCGCACCCCGCACGACCCGGCACTCGACACCCTGATCGCCGAACTCACCGCCCACGACCCGGACTTCCGCACCTGGTGGGCGGAGCATCAGGTGCGGGGGCCGCGGCAGCTCACCAAGACGTACGTCCATCCGGTCGCCGGTGAACTCACCCTGGACGTACAGCAGTTCACCGTCGACACGCACCCGGAACAGTTCCTCGTCGCGTACACGGCTCCTCCGGATTCGGCCTCGCAGGACGCGCTGCGGTTCCTGCTGCAGTGGGCCGGCCTCAGCAGCACACAGGCGGGATGAGCGCTCAGCTTCCGACCGGCGCGCCCGCCACCGCCGAACTGCCGGGCAGGGGCGTACGGGCGGGCCGTTCGGCCAGTACGTCGAGGATGTTGTCCACCGCCAGGTCGACCATCGCGGCCCGGGTCGCCTCGGTCGCCGAGCCGATGTGCGGCAGCGTGATCACGTTCGGCTCGGCCACCAGCGGGGACAACTCCGTTCCCATCGGCTCCCGTTCGAAGACATCGAGCCCGGCGGAGTGCAGCCGCCCCTCGCGGACGGCGTCCAGCAGCGCCTCTTCGTCCACGACCCCGCCGCGCGAGGTGCTGACCAGCGTGGCCGTCGGCTTCATCGCGGCCAGTTCGCGGGCCGAGATCAGATGGCGGGTCTCGTCGGTGAGCGGCACGTGCAGCGACACGACGTCGGCGTCGGCCAGCAGCGCGGCCAGGCCGACCGAGGTCGACAGCTCGTCGTCGGGCGCGTACGGGTCGTGGTGGATCACGCGCATCCCGAAACCGTGGGCGCGGCGGGCGACCGCGCGGCCGATCTGGCCGTAGCCGACCAGGCCGAGGGTGGCTCCGTGGATGTCCAGGCCGAGATAGTCGTGCATCCGGAACAGTTCCCAGGAGCCCTCTGCGAGGCTCGCGGAGGCCGCGCCGAGGCGGCGGCGGGCGGCGAGGATCAGCGCGAAGGTGAGGTCGGCGGTGGTCTCCGCGAGCACGCGGGGCGTGTGGGTGACGACGATGCCGCGTTCCGCGGCGGCGGCGCGGTCGACGTTGTCGAAGCCCATGCTGGCCAGCGCGATGACGCGCAGCGAGGGGCCCGCCGCGTCCATCAGGGCCGCGTCCACGGGGTCGTTGCCGAGGGCCAGCACCCCGCTCACGCCGGGGGCGATGGCGGCGAGGTCGGCGGGACCGGGCTTGGCGGCACCGGGCCAGGCGACCAGCTCCGCGCTCTCGGACAGGCGTCGCAGGCCTTCGCCGGGCAGGTTTTCACGGGTGGCGAGGACACGATTCTTCATGTTCTTCTCCAGTGACGAGCCATGTGCAGCCATGCATTACCGGCCGGGCGGATTATTCGGAAGACGCTAGCCGCGGCGGTCACCGGAGACAAATAGCGGATTCGTGTGACGCTATTGGTCGTCCTTATTTCTGTCGGTGTCGATCAGTTCCAGGAACAGGTCGTGCACGGCCAGCGCGGGCTCCGAGAGCGGCTGATTGTCCGAGGTGACCACGGAGAGTTTGACCGTGATGACGGGCTCCACGATCCGCCGTACGGACAGCTCGCGGACGTCGAGGATGGCCCGCGCCGCCGACCACGGCAGGACCGTCGCGCCGATGCCCGCGTCCACGGCGTTGACGAGGGTCAGCGCGGACTCGACCTCGCCCACCACGTTCAGCCGGAGCGAGGCCTGCTGGAAGGCGGCGTCCACGACCTGCCGGATCGTGTGGATCCGGCTGGGCAGCAGCAGGGGCAGGCTCGCCAGCTCCTCCAGGTTCACCTCGCCCTTCCCGGACGGCGCCGTGTCGCCGGGCGCGCCGATCAGGTAGAGGTCCTCGGTGCGGACGGGCTCGAACTGGACACCCCGGAGCGGCCCGGCGCCGTAGATGAAGGCCATGTCCATGCGGCCCGTCATGATCGCCTCGCTGATCACGCCGCCGAAGTTCTCGTTGATGTGCAGCAGGATGTCCGGGTAGCGCTCGCGGACGCTCTTCAGGAGGGGCAGCGCGAGGGCCGCGCCGAGGCTGTACGGGGCGAGGCCCACCGAGACGCTGCCTGCGGGGGCGCGGCCGGAGACGTCGACGGCGGCCTGGGCGAGGTCCACCTGGCGGAGGATGAGCTGGGCGTGCAGGTACAGGGCGCGGCCCGCCTCGGTCGGGGCGACCCCGCGCTTGCTGCGGATCAGCAGCTGCTGCCCGAACTGCGCCTCCAGGGCCGACAGTTGCTGGCTCAGCGCCGGCTGCGCGATGTGCAGGATGTCGGCCGCGCGCGTGATGCTCCCCGCGTCGATGATCTTGATGAACGAGTAGAGACGCCTGGTGTCCATTGCGCGGGGCCTTCCAGATGGAGCGAAGCCTCATCGTAGGGAGCGTTCACCCCGAAGCACAGCCCCGGTGAGTGGAGGGTGTGAGGGGAGTCATAACCGTTCGCGATAACGCCAGACCGAACGCATATTGGCGATCACGCGACCGGCGGAATAAGTTGAGCGGAACATCCAGACAGGAACACCCGCCCCGGAACATTCTCCGTTCCCGGTGTCACGAAGACGTGCTGGCATCTGTCATCCAGAATTCCCCGCCCCGGAATTCCCCCTTTCCGGCATTCCCTCCCGGAGGACGTCATGACTCCCATGGTTGATCTCGTCGCCGATCTGGGCGAGGGATTCGGCGCGTACACAATGGGCGACGACGCCGCACTTCTGGAGTTGCTGACGTCCGCCAATGTGGCCTGCGGATTCCACGCCGGTGACCCTCGCATCATGGACGCCACCGTGCGGACGTGCGTGGAGAAGCAGGTCGCCGTGGGCGCCCACCCGAGCTTCCCCGACCTGGTCGGCTTCGGCCGCCGCGCGATGGACCTCACACCGGAGGAGGTCCGCACGGACGTGCTCTACCAGATCGGCGCGCTCCAGGCCTTCGCCGTCGCGTACGGCACCCGCGTCCACCACGTCGCCCCGCACGGCCGCCTCGGCAACCTGGTCGCCGTCCGCGCCGACTACGCCCGCGCCGTCGTGGACGCCGTGGCCGCACTGGACGAGTCGCTGATCGTCCTCGCGCAGGACGGCGAACTGGCCGACGCGGCCCGCGCCCGCGGCCTGCGCGTCGGCATCGTCGGCATCGCCGACCGCGCCTACCGAGCCGACGGAACCCTCGTCCCGCGCTCCGAACCCGGCGCCGTGATCCACGACCCGGACGAGGTCGCCCGGCGCACCCTGCGCATGGTCACCGAGGGAGTCATCCGCAGCGTCGACGACACGGACATCCAAGTCGCCTGCGACACCGTCCTGTTGCACGGCGACAGCCCCGGCGCGATCGCCCTCGCCGGCCGCATCCGCGAGCAACTCCTCACCGCCGGCGTCGAGATCACCTCCCTCGACAAAGTCCTGAGCGGCAAGGGGTGACCGACATGAACAGCCTTCTTGTGGAGGGCTCCACCGTGAACGCGCCTGGTCCGAACGGCACTTGCCCCGACGGGAACCGCAACATCACCATCGCCGACTGCGGCGACTCCGCCCTGGTCGCCAAGGCCGAGGGCCTCGCCGCCGAACCCGCCTGGCAGCTGGTCCACGCCCTCGCCGACGCCCTGAACGCGGTCCAACTCACCGGCGTCCACGACGTGGTGCCCACGTACGACGCCCTGCTCGTCGAGTTCGACTGCGCCGCCACCGACCACGACACGGTCCGCCGCGTCCTGGCCCACGAGGCGGCCCGCCTCGGCCCGCACCCCGCACCGACCACGCCCCCGCGCCGCTTCGTCGTCCCCGTCGTCTACGGCGGCGAGTACGGCCCCGACCTCCCCGAGGTCGCTGCCCAACTCGGCCTGACCGAGGGCGAGATCATCGTCCTGCACTCCGGCTCCGACCTCACCGTGCGCTGCCTAGGCGCCCCCGCCGGAGCCCCGATGACGGACGGCCCGCCCTTCCCCAAGCCGGTACCGCGCCTCGCCTCGCCCCGCACCAAGGTCGCCCCCGGCTCGGTCGCGGTCGCCGGCCGCCAGGCGGTCATCTGCCCGATGCCGTCCCCCGGCGGCTGGCCACTGCTCGGCCGCACCCCGGTACGCGTCCTCGACCTGCACAGCGACCCGATCACGGCGTACCGCCCCGGCGACACCTTCCGCTTCCGCCCCATCGAGCCCCAACAGTGGGACGACTACGCCGACTTGAGCCTCGCGGACTGTACGGACCCGGCGGAGCCGGTCGGCCGGGGAGGCAGCCATGGCTGACACCCTCACCGTCCGCACCGCCGGCATCGTCACCGTCCAGGACCTCGGCCGCGTAGGCCGCTCCCGCTACGGCCTGCCCGCCAACGGAGCCGCCGACCAGCACTCGGCGCGCGTAGCCAACGTCCTGTGCGGCAACGACGACCGCGCCCCGCTGCTGGAGATCACCGCCCTCGACTTCGCGTGCGTGTCGTCCGGCGACATCCTCATCGCGGTGACGGGCGCCCCCGCCGAGGTAACGGTGGACGGAGTCATCCGCCCGCAGTGGGAACCGATCCCGGTCCAGGCCGGCGAGACCATCCGCATCACCGGCATCCACCGGGGCCTGCGCGTCTACCTGGCCGTACTCGGCTCGTTCGAGGCCGACTACCTCCAGGGCAGCTGCGCCCCCGACACGATCCTGGGCTTCGGCCCCACGCTGAGCGCCGGCGACGAACTGGTCCTGCGCACGACCTGCCCGCCCATCGACCACCCCTTCTCCCGGATCCCCCTGTTCCGCCTGAAGGCGCCAGTCCCGGCATTCCCCACCACCTGGACCATCGACGTCACCGACGGCCCCGACCGGGCCGAGTTCGGCGACACGGGCCGGCGTCTGTTCGACGCCCCCTTCACGGTCACCCCGCGAAGCAACCACATCGGCCTGCGCCTCCAGGGTGCGGTACCCCGCCGACTCACCCAGGGCGAGGTCCTCTCCCGAGGCGTCCCCATCGGCGCGGTGGAAGTCCCGGCAGGCGACGAACTCCTGGTGCTCCACCGCGGCCGAGGCGTCACAGCCGGCTACCCCGTCCTGGCCGTAGTCACCGCCACCGGTCTCTCGGCCCTGGCCCAGGTCCGCCCCGGCCAAACCATCAACTTCCGCCACCGCACCCTCGACCAGGCGGTCACGGCCCACCGCGCACAACGCCAAGCGATAGACGCCCTGAGAACCAGGGTCCACACGGCCTTCGAGGCCCTACGCATCCGGGCGCCTGCGGGCATCTGAGGGCGGCTGAGGGTCCCGCACCTCTCCACACAGGCCCCCTCACGAAGGGGCGCGGGGAACTGCGCGCCCAGCCCCCACCGACCCGCACAAAACCACAACCGCTCCCCACCGCACAAAACCCACCCGCACCCGCTCACCCCGCTCCCCGCCAACCCGCTGGAAGCACCCCGCACGGAGCCGCATCGCCCCTCGTCCCACGCCCCTGCCCAGACAGGAGACGCCATGAGTACCGTGGCCGCTCAGCCAGTCCCCAACACGGTCGACCCCAGAACAGCCCGCAAGGTAACCCTCGCGGGATGCGTAGGGATCTTCGCCGAGCTCTACGACAACGGCATCTTCGGCTTCATGGCCGGATCCCTCGCCGCCGTCTTCTTCCCCGGCTCCGACAACGCCGTCCAGCTCGTCTTCCTCGGCTACGCCGTCTCCTTCTTCTTCCGCCCCCTCGGTGCCGTCATCTGCGGTCACCTCGGCGACCGCATCGGCCGCCAGCGCATGCTGGTCTTCGTCATCCTGCTGATCAGCGCCGCCACCGCGGCCATCGGCGTACTCCCCAGCTACGCCAGCATCGGCATCGCCGCACCCGCCCTGCTGATCCTGCTCCGCGTCGCCCAGGGCTTCTCCGTCGGCGGCGAGGCCTCCGGCGCGATGAGCTTCCTCGCCGAGCACGCCCCCGAGGGCAAGCGCGGCCTGTACACGAGCTACGCGCAGATCGCCTCGTTCCTCGCGCTGCTCACCGGCACCCTGGTCGCCGCCGCGATGACCAGCGGCCTCGGCTCGGCCCGCATGGAGTCCTGGGGCTGGCGCATCCCGTTCCTGCTCGCCGTACCGCTCGGCATCGCCGGTATCTACATCCGCAAGCGCATCAGCGACACGCCCAACTTCACGCGCCTGAAAGAAGAGGACGGCCTCTCCAAGAACCCGCTCAAGGAGGCGTTCGCCTCCGCCGAGCACCGGCGCGCCATGCTGCTGGCCCTCTTCATCCCGCTGATGAACGGCTCCGGCTACTACGTCCTGTTCAGCTACATGCCCACCTTCATGAGCACCGAGCTGCACTTCAGCAAGGTGCAGGGCCTCCTCGTCACCGCCTCCAGCCTGGTCGCGATCTGTTTCGCCATCCCCTACATGGGCCGCCTCTCCGACCGCGTCGGCCGCAAGAAGGTCCTCGCCGGGTCCGCCGTCGCGATGGCGATCGTCGGCATCCCCTGCTACCTGCTGATCGGCACCGGCAACGTGGCCCTCGCGGTCATCGGCGCCTGCGTCATGGCGGTGGTGTTCGCCGGCCACACAGGCGTCATCCACATCCTTCTCGTCGAACTCTTCCCGACCCGTGTGCGTTACTCCGCCTACGGCCTCGGCTACAACGTCTCCTCCGCCCTCTTCGGCGGCACGGCCCCCCTGCTGATGACCTACCTCATCGACCGCACGGGCAACGTCAACATGCCGGCCTTCTACGCCGTCATCACCGCACTCGGCACGCTCATCGCCGTCTCCCGAGTGACGGACCGGGCGCACCTGCCCCTGCGCGACGCCTGACACCCCGCCCCACCCAAGAGCACCGGCACCCGCACGCCCGCACAAGCCTCACCCGCACAAGCCCCCCACCCCGCACAGCAAGGAGCCCTCAGCATGCCCATCTCCGACTACAGGACGGCCCTCGTCACCGGAGCGTCGACCGGCATCGGAGCCGTGGTCGTCGAACGGCTCGCCAAGCGCGGCCTGGAGGTCCACGCCGTGGCCCGCAACGCCGACCGGCTCAACACCCTTGCCGACCAGACCGGTTGCATCCCGCACGCCGTCGACATCACCGACACCGAGGCCCTCACCGCCGTCCTCGACGACCTGGAGATCGACGTCCTCGTCAACAACGCGGGCGTCTCCCGCACCGGCAACATCCTCACCGCCGACGAGTTCGCGATCGACGAGCAGATCGCCGTCAACATCCAGGCCGTCCTGCACCTGGTCCGCCTGCTGATGCCCGGCATGGTCGAGCGCGACCGCGGCCACATCGTCAACATCAGCTCCATCGCCGGTGTCTACAACTTCGGCGGCAACACGATCTACCACGCCACCAAGGCCGCCGTGCACACCCTCTCCCGCCAGCTCCGCGTCGACGGCTACGGCCGCCGCGTCCGCGTCAGCGAGATCTGCCCCGGCCGCGTCGAGACCGAGATCTTCGGCCGTCTGCTCGGCGACATGGAGGCCGCCCAGCGCGAGTTCTACGACGGCTACGAGTCCCTGAAGCCCGAGGACATCGCCGACGCCATCGAGTTCGCCGTCGACTCGCCCCGGCACGTCAACATCGGCCACATCGAGATCCTGCCGACCTTCCAGGTGCCCGGCGGCCTCAACTTCGAGCGCAGGGAGGGCTGATCACCGTGAAGACGGCAGCACGGCTCGGCCGTATCAAGCCCTCGCCGAGCACGGCGGCGGCCCAGCGCGTCCGCGAGCTGAAGAGCCAGGGGCTCACCATCCTCGACCTGACCGTGGGCGAGCCCGACTTCGACACCCCGGACCACGTGAAGGCCGCCGCGATCAGGGCGATCGAGGCGGGCGAGACCAAGTACACGCCGGTGAACGGCACTTCGGCCCTGCGCGCCGCGATCACCGGCAAACTCCGCGAGCGCCACGGCCTCGACGTCACCGACGCGAACATCACGGTCGGCGGCGGCGCCAAGCAGGTCATCTTCCTTGCCCTGATGGCGACTTTGGACGAGGGCGACGAGGTCATCGTCCCCGCCCCGTACTGGGTGTCGTACCCGGACATGGTCCGCGCCAACGACGGCACCCCGGTGATCGTCGACTGCCCCGAGGCGGACGGATTCAAGCTGACCCCGGAGCGCCTCACGGCGGCCATCACCGAGCACACCCGCTGGGTCGTCCTCAACACCCCGGGAAACCCGACCGGATCGGCCTACACCACCGCCGAACTCCGCGCCCTGGCCGAGGTGTTGCTGGCCCACCCGCAGGTCGGCGTCCTCACCGACGAGATCTACGACGAGATCTGGTACGGCGACGAGAGCGCCGGGTCCCTCGCGGCCGTCGAACCCCGCCTGGCCGACCGGGTGTTCCTCACCAACGGTGTCTCCAAGACGTACGCGATGACGGGCTGGCGTATCGGCTACGGGGTGGGTCCGACGGACCTGGTGACCGCGATCAACACCCTCCAGTCCCAGACCTCTTCGTGCCCCTCGTCCGTGAGCCAGGCCGCCGCTGCCGCCGCGCTCACCGGACCGCAGGACTTCGTCCAGGACACCGTGCGCGTCTACCGCGCCCGCCGCGACGAGACCGTGAAGCTGGTCAACGACGTCCCGCAGCTGAGCTGCACGGTCCCGGACGGCGGCTTCTATCTCCTCGTCAACTGCCAGGCTGCCGTTGGGCAGTTCACCCCTGCCGGTACCCGCATCGAGAACGACGAGGACTTCGCCCGTCACCTTCTCGACAGCCAACAGGTCGCGGTGATCCACGGAGCCGCGTACGGCGCCCCCGGCTACTTCCGTATCTCGTTCGCCACGTCGACGGACGTCCTCACCGAGGCCTGCGAGCGCATCGCGGCGGCGTGCGCCGAACTGACCAACGCCCCCTCCGAGCACGCTCTCTGAAAGGTCGTCATGATCCGCGTCAGCACCAAGTTCGACCGGCCGGAGCCGTCCGTCGTCAAGCAGTTGAGCGAGTTCTCCTCGGCGACGATCCACGAGGCACAGGGCCGTCTCGGGGCGCTGGACTCGGCCATCAAGCCGGTCGACCACACCATGTCCCTGTGCGGCCCGGCGTTCACCGTGCAGTGCGCCCCGCGCGACAACCTGATGCTCCAGACCGCCATCGCCTACGCCCAGCCGGGCGATGTCGTGGTCGTGTCCGCCGGCAACTACGAGGAGGCGGGCTCCTTCGGCGACGTCCTCGCCAACGCCTGCCAGTCCAAGGGCCTCGCCGGTCTGATCACCGACACGGGCGTCCGCGACACCGAGGACCTGCGCGCGCTGGGCTTCCCGGTCTTCTCCCGCAGCGTCTGCATCAAGGGCACGGTCAAGGAGACCGTCGGCCCGATGTGCGAGCCGATCACCGTCGGCGGTGTGCTCGTCCGCCCCGGCGACATCATGCGCGCCGACGCCGACGGCGTGGTCGTCGTCCGCCGCGAGGACGCGGCCGAGGCGGCCGCCCTCTCGCAGGAACGGGTCGACGCCGAGGCCGGGTTCATCGCCGCGTACCGTGCGGGCAAGACGGTCGTGGAGATGTGCGACCTCGCGCCGGTGCTCGCGGCGAAGGGCCTCGTGATCGAGGAGTAGGACGGCCCGAGGCGACCACCGCCACTGAGCACCGAGCCGGGAATTACCGTACCCACGGCTGAGACCCAGGTTCGGATGCCAGGATGAGGCGCCATGACGGCAGGGTGGTGTGCGCGCACAGTGAGGGCCGCGATGTTCGCGGCCGTCTGTGTGCTGCTCGCCGCCCTGGCCCACGTCCTGATGTCCGGCCACCACGTGCCGGCCTGGGCCCTGGCCACCGGACTGGCCGCGACCGGTGCGGCCGGCTGGTCCCTGGCGGGCCGTGAACGCGGCCTCCCGCTGATCGTGACCCTCGTGGTCGCCGCCCAGGCCGCCCTCCACACCGCGTTCTCGTGGGCGGAGCCCGCGATGGCGGGGGAGTCGGCGGCCATGAACATGGGGTCGGCCGACATGGGCTCCATGCACATGAGCGCAACGGACTCCATGTCCGCGGGCTCTATGTCCGCAGGT
The nucleotide sequence above comes from Streptomyces sp. N50. Encoded proteins:
- a CDS encoding 5-oxoprolinase subunit PxpA — protein: MTPMVDLVADLGEGFGAYTMGDDAALLELLTSANVACGFHAGDPRIMDATVRTCVEKQVAVGAHPSFPDLVGFGRRAMDLTPEEVRTDVLYQIGALQAFAVAYGTRVHHVAPHGRLGNLVAVRADYARAVVDAVAALDESLIVLAQDGELADAARARGLRVGIVGIADRAYRADGTLVPRSEPGAVIHDPDEVARRTLRMVTEGVIRSVDDTDIQVACDTVLLHGDSPGAIALAGRIREQLLTAGVEITSLDKVLSGKG
- a CDS encoding allophanate hydrolase subunit 1, translating into MNSLLVEGSTVNAPGPNGTCPDGNRNITIADCGDSALVAKAEGLAAEPAWQLVHALADALNAVQLTGVHDVVPTYDALLVEFDCAATDHDTVRRVLAHEAARLGPHPAPTTPPRRFVVPVVYGGEYGPDLPEVAAQLGLTEGEIIVLHSGSDLTVRCLGAPAGAPMTDGPPFPKPVPRLASPRTKVAPGSVAVAGRQAVICPMPSPGGWPLLGRTPVRVLDLHSDPITAYRPGDTFRFRPIEPQQWDDYADLSLADCTDPAEPVGRGGSHG
- a CDS encoding MFS transporter, with amino-acid sequence MSTVAAQPVPNTVDPRTARKVTLAGCVGIFAELYDNGIFGFMAGSLAAVFFPGSDNAVQLVFLGYAVSFFFRPLGAVICGHLGDRIGRQRMLVFVILLISAATAAIGVLPSYASIGIAAPALLILLRVAQGFSVGGEASGAMSFLAEHAPEGKRGLYTSYAQIASFLALLTGTLVAAAMTSGLGSARMESWGWRIPFLLAVPLGIAGIYIRKRISDTPNFTRLKEEDGLSKNPLKEAFASAEHRRAMLLALFIPLMNGSGYYVLFSYMPTFMSTELHFSKVQGLLVTASSLVAICFAIPYMGRLSDRVGRKKVLAGSAVAMAIVGIPCYLLIGTGNVALAVIGACVMAVVFAGHTGVIHILLVELFPTRVRYSAYGLGYNVSSALFGGTAPLLMTYLIDRTGNVNMPAFYAVITALGTLIAVSRVTDRAHLPLRDA
- a CDS encoding allophanate hydrolase, which produces MADTLTVRTAGIVTVQDLGRVGRSRYGLPANGAADQHSARVANVLCGNDDRAPLLEITALDFACVSSGDILIAVTGAPAEVTVDGVIRPQWEPIPVQAGETIRITGIHRGLRVYLAVLGSFEADYLQGSCAPDTILGFGPTLSAGDELVLRTTCPPIDHPFSRIPLFRLKAPVPAFPTTWTIDVTDGPDRAEFGDTGRRLFDAPFTVTPRSNHIGLRLQGAVPRRLTQGEVLSRGVPIGAVEVPAGDELLVLHRGRGVTAGYPVLAVVTATGLSALAQVRPGQTINFRHRTLDQAVTAHRAQRQAIDALRTRVHTAFEALRIRAPAGI
- a CDS encoding SDR family oxidoreductase; the protein is MPISDYRTALVTGASTGIGAVVVERLAKRGLEVHAVARNADRLNTLADQTGCIPHAVDITDTEALTAVLDDLEIDVLVNNAGVSRTGNILTADEFAIDEQIAVNIQAVLHLVRLLMPGMVERDRGHIVNISSIAGVYNFGGNTIYHATKAAVHTLSRQLRVDGYGRRVRVSEICPGRVETEIFGRLLGDMEAAQREFYDGYESLKPEDIADAIEFAVDSPRHVNIGHIEILPTFQVPGGLNFERREG
- a CDS encoding aspartate transaminase: MKTAARLGRIKPSPSTAAAQRVRELKSQGLTILDLTVGEPDFDTPDHVKAAAIRAIEAGETKYTPVNGTSALRAAITGKLRERHGLDVTDANITVGGGAKQVIFLALMATLDEGDEVIVPAPYWVSYPDMVRANDGTPVIVDCPEADGFKLTPERLTAAITEHTRWVVLNTPGNPTGSAYTTAELRALAEVLLAHPQVGVLTDEIYDEIWYGDESAGSLAAVEPRLADRVFLTNGVSKTYAMTGWRIGYGVGPTDLVTAINTLQSQTSSCPSSVSQAAAAAALTGPQDFVQDTVRVYRARRDETVKLVNDVPQLSCTVPDGGFYLLVNCQAAVGQFTPAGTRIENDEDFARHLLDSQQVAVIHGAAYGAPGYFRISFATSTDVLTEACERIAAACAELTNAPSEHAL